The DNA segment CGGCACATGGGCTATGCCCCGCCGAGGATGCGCTGAGGGTGGCCGCGCATTGGCAGGAGGTCGGGCTGCCCGACGGGTTGGCTGCCGCGGGGATCAACGTTTCGGCCGAGCAGCTGGTGGAGCACATGCGCCATGACAAGAAGGCGAGCGGCGGGCAGATCCCGTTCCTGCTCGCCCGCGGTATCGGCCAGACCTATCTCGACAAGCAGGTCTCGCTGGAGGACGTCCGTAGCTTCCTGGCGCTCCAGCCGCGCTGATGCCGAATGGTGTCGCCAAGCGTGACTTGCCGACGAAGCTTTGCCCGGCCTGCCAACGCCCCTTCGCCTGGCGCAAGAAGTGGGCAAAGGTCTGGGAGGACGTGATTTACTGCTCGGACGCTTGTCGACGGCGCC comes from the Sphingomonas sp. OV641 genome and includes:
- a CDS encoding DUF2256 domain-containing protein, which encodes MPNGVAKRDLPTKLCPACQRPFAWRKKWAKVWEDVIYCSDACRRRR